A portion of the Streptomyces sp. YPW6 genome contains these proteins:
- a CDS encoding PepSY domain-containing protein: protein MKRNATVAAITAAVLIAGTTAATVAFADSDGDRGAGPAGPASTVSLADDRAPAAAQRARISLGQAVAAALKSVPGTVTEAELDDDDDDHGGRTVWELDVRASGGKWHDVTVDAADGKVLKTRDDDNDDRDRHAPRSFAVTLDRAAAAALKTVPGTVTSIDLDDDDDDDGRRSGVPHWDVDVTGKDGKQHELHVDARTGKVTVDRDDDGADDRDDERDGDDG, encoded by the coding sequence ATGAAGCGCAACGCCACCGTCGCAGCGATCACCGCGGCCGTTCTGATCGCCGGCACCACCGCCGCCACCGTCGCCTTCGCGGACAGCGACGGGGACCGCGGCGCCGGGCCCGCCGGTCCGGCGAGCACGGTGAGCCTCGCCGACGACCGGGCCCCGGCCGCAGCGCAGCGTGCCCGGATCTCCCTCGGCCAGGCCGTCGCCGCAGCGCTGAAGAGCGTCCCGGGCACGGTCACCGAGGCCGAGCTGGACGATGACGACGACGATCACGGCGGCCGGACCGTCTGGGAGCTGGACGTCCGCGCCTCCGGCGGGAAGTGGCACGACGTCACGGTGGACGCCGCCGACGGCAAGGTCCTGAAGACCCGCGACGACGACAACGACGACCGCGACCGCCACGCACCCCGCTCCTTCGCCGTCACCCTGGACCGGGCGGCGGCAGCGGCCCTGAAGACCGTGCCGGGCACCGTCACCTCGATCGACCTGGACGACGACGATGACGACGACGGCCGCCGGAGCGGGGTCCCGCACTGGGACGTCGATGTCACGGGCAAGGACGGCAAGCAGCACGAACTGCACGTGGACGCCCGGACCGGCAAGGTCACCGTGGACCGCGACGACGACGGAGCGGACGACCGGGACGACGAGCGCGACGGCGACGACGGCTGA
- the meaB gene encoding methylmalonyl Co-A mutase-associated GTPase MeaB: MNVDVDVPTLVEQARAGRPRAVARLISLVEGASPQLREVMAALAPLAGRAYVVGLTGSPGVGKSTSTSALVSAYRRAGKRVGVLAVDPSSPFSGGALLGDRVRMSDHASDPGVYIRSMATRGHLGGLAWAAPQAIRVLDAAGCDVVLVETVGVGQSEVEIASQADTSVVLLAPGMGDGIQAAKAGILEIGDVYVVNKADRDGADATARELNHMLGLGESRGPGDWRPPIVKTVAARGQGTDEVVEALEKHRAWMEEHGVLAERRTARAAHEVESIAVTALRERIADLRGDRRLHALAERIVAGSLDPYAAADELVAGLTEGS, translated from the coding sequence GTGAACGTGGACGTGGACGTCCCCACACTGGTCGAGCAGGCGCGAGCAGGCAGGCCGCGTGCGGTGGCCCGGCTGATCTCGTTGGTGGAGGGGGCGTCCCCGCAGCTCCGTGAGGTGATGGCGGCGCTGGCCCCGCTGGCGGGCCGTGCGTACGTCGTCGGCCTGACGGGCTCGCCGGGCGTCGGCAAGTCCACCTCCACCTCGGCCCTGGTCTCGGCCTACCGCCGGGCGGGCAAGCGGGTCGGCGTGCTCGCCGTCGACCCGTCCTCGCCGTTCTCCGGCGGGGCGCTGCTGGGCGACCGGGTCCGGATGTCGGACCACGCCTCGGACCCGGGCGTCTACATCCGCTCCATGGCGACCCGGGGCCACCTCGGCGGCCTGGCCTGGGCCGCGCCGCAGGCCATCCGCGTCCTCGACGCGGCGGGCTGCGACGTGGTCCTCGTCGAGACGGTCGGCGTCGGCCAGTCCGAGGTGGAGATCGCCTCCCAGGCGGACACCTCCGTCGTGCTGCTCGCCCCGGGCATGGGCGACGGCATCCAGGCGGCGAAGGCCGGGATCCTGGAGATCGGCGACGTGTACGTGGTCAACAAGGCCGACCGCGACGGCGCCGACGCCACCGCCCGCGAGCTCAACCACATGCTGGGCCTGGGGGAGTCCCGGGGCCCCGGCGACTGGCGCCCCCCGATCGTGAAGACCGTCGCGGCCCGGGGCCAGGGCACGGACGAGGTCGTCGAGGCCCTGGAGAAGCACCGGGCGTGGATGGAGGAGCACGGCGTCCTGGCCGAGCGCCGGACGGCCCGCGCCGCCCACGAGGTCGAGTCGATCGCGGTCACCGCGCTCCGCGAGCGGATCGCCGACCTCCGCGGCGACCGCCGCCTGCACGCCCTGGCCGAACGCATCGTGGCGGGGAGCCTGGACCCGTACGCGGCGGCGGACGAACTGGTCGCGGGGCTGACCGAGGGCTCCTGA
- a CDS encoding acetyl-CoA C-acetyltransferase: MPATTGTTTSVIVAGARTPMGRLLGSLKSFSAADLGGVAIKAALDRAGIGGDQVQYVIMGQVLQAGAGQIPARQAAVKAGIPMNVPALTVNKVCLSGLDAIALADQLIRAGEFDVVVAGGQESMTNAPHLLPKSREGYKYGAIEMLDSMAYDGLTDAYENIPMGESTEKHNGRLGLDRAAQDEIGALSHQRAAAARKNGLFEAEITPVEIPQRKGDAVLFSQDEGIRPETTAESLGKLRPAFTKDGTITAGTSSQISDGAAAVVVMSKARAEELGLDWIAEIGAHGNVAGPDNSLQSQPSNAIRHALKKDGLTVEDLDLIEINEAFAAVAVQSMKDLGVTSDKVNVNGGAIALGHPIGMSGARLVLHLALELKRRGGGTGAAALCGGGGQGDALIIRVPGK, from the coding sequence ATGCCAGCAACGACCGGTACCACCACCTCAGTGATCGTCGCGGGCGCCCGGACGCCCATGGGCCGTCTCCTCGGCTCCCTGAAGAGCTTCTCCGCGGCCGACCTCGGCGGCGTCGCCATCAAGGCCGCCCTGGACCGGGCCGGCATCGGCGGCGACCAGGTCCAGTACGTGATCATGGGCCAGGTGCTCCAGGCGGGCGCGGGCCAGATCCCCGCCCGGCAGGCCGCGGTCAAGGCCGGCATCCCGATGAACGTCCCCGCGCTCACCGTCAACAAGGTGTGCCTCTCCGGGCTCGACGCCATCGCGCTGGCCGACCAGCTCATCCGCGCCGGGGAGTTCGACGTGGTCGTCGCGGGCGGCCAGGAGTCCATGACCAACGCCCCGCACCTGCTCCCGAAGTCCCGCGAGGGCTACAAGTACGGCGCGATCGAGATGCTGGACTCGATGGCGTACGACGGTCTCACCGACGCCTACGAGAACATCCCCATGGGTGAGTCCACCGAGAAGCACAACGGCCGCCTCGGCCTGGACCGCGCCGCCCAGGACGAGATCGGCGCGCTGTCCCACCAGCGGGCCGCCGCCGCCCGGAAGAACGGCCTGTTCGAGGCGGAGATCACCCCGGTCGAGATCCCGCAGCGCAAGGGCGATGCGGTCCTCTTCTCCCAGGACGAGGGCATCCGCCCGGAGACCACGGCCGAGTCCCTGGGCAAGCTGCGCCCCGCCTTCACCAAGGACGGCACGATCACCGCGGGCACCTCCTCGCAGATCTCCGACGGCGCCGCCGCGGTCGTCGTGATGAGCAAGGCCAGGGCCGAGGAGCTGGGCCTCGACTGGATTGCCGAGATCGGCGCCCACGGAAACGTCGCGGGCCCGGACAACTCCCTCCAGTCGCAGCCCTCCAACGCGATCCGGCACGCCCTGAAGAAGGACGGCCTGACCGTCGAGGACCTCGACCTGATCGAGATCAACGAGGCGTTCGCCGCGGTCGCCGTCCAGTCCATGAAGGACCTGGGCGTCACCTCGGACAAGGTCAACGTCAACGGCGGCGCGATCGCCCTCGGCCACCCCATCGGGATGTCCGGCGCCCGGCTCGTCCTGCACCTGGCCCTGGAGCTGAAGCGGCGCGGCGGCGGCACGGGCGCGGCGGCGCTGTGCGGCGGCGGCGGTCAGGGCGACGCGTTGATCATCCGCGTCCCGGGCAAGTAA
- the mce gene encoding methylmalonyl-CoA epimerase gives MLTRIDHIGIACFDLDRTVEFYRATYGFEVFHSEVNEEQGVREAMLKINETSDGGASYLQLLEPTREDSAVGKWLAKNGEGVHHIAFGTADVDGDAADIREKGVRVLYDEPRTGSMGSRITFLHPKDCHGVLTELVTSRADH, from the coding sequence ATGCTGACGCGAATCGATCACATCGGGATCGCCTGTTTCGACCTGGACAGGACGGTCGAGTTCTACCGTGCCACGTACGGCTTCGAGGTGTTCCACTCGGAGGTCAACGAGGAGCAGGGGGTCCGCGAGGCCATGCTCAAGATCAACGAGACCTCGGACGGCGGGGCCTCGTACCTCCAGCTGCTGGAGCCCACCCGGGAGGACTCCGCCGTGGGCAAGTGGCTGGCGAAGAACGGGGAGGGCGTGCACCACATCGCCTTCGGTACGGCGGATGTGGACGGGGACGCCGCGGACATCCGCGAGAAGGGCGTCCGGGTGCTGTACGACGAGCCCAGGACGGGGTCGATGGGCTCCCGGATCACGTTCCTGCACCCCAAGGACTGCCACGGCGTCCTCACCGAACTGGTCACGAGCCGGGCGGACCACTGA
- the scy gene encoding polarized growth protein Scy yields MRGYERQESHRAEDDHLSRFEAEMDRLKTDREKAVQHAEDLGYQVEVLRAKLHEARRNLATRPAYDSADIGYQAEQMLRNAQAQAEQMRGDAERELREARAQTQRILQEHAEHQARLQAELHTEAVQRRQRLDQELAERRQTVESHVNENVAWAEQLRARTESQARRLLEESRAEAEQALAAARDEAARLAEETRRRTGSEAETARAEAEAILLRARKDAERMLGAASAQAQEATSHAEQLRSSTTAETEQARQQTAELNRTAEQRLAEAETRLRESRLEAEKVLAEAKEAAAKQLAAAESQNEQRTRTAKSEIARLVGEATKSADTLKEEAEQALTDARAEAERLVAEAAEKASTAAAEDAAAQLAKAARSAEEVLTKASEDAQSTTKAAREEAERIRREAEAEADRLRGEAAEQADELKGAAKDDTKEYRARTVELQEEARRLRGEAEQLRSEAVAEGERIRGEARREAVQQLEEGARTAEELLTKARSDADEVRTKANGESERIRGEASERAAALRKQAEETLERTRTEADALRAEAEEQAAAVTAAAEAAAAELREETERALAARQTEAADELARLHAEAESKLAAAEEALGEARAEAERIRRETNEESERLRAEAAERLRTLTEQAETEAERLRDEAAAEAAQSRAEGENVAVRMRSEAAAEAERLRSEAQESADRVRAEAASAAERVGAEAAEALAAAQEEATRRRREAEETLDAARTEAEQERERAREQSEELLASARKRVEEAEAEARRLVEEGDARATELVSAAEQTAQQVRDSVSGLHEQAEEEITGLRLAAEHAAERTRTEAQEEADRVRSDAHAERDRASEDAVRLRREAKEESDRLRQEADEETEAAKALAERTVSEAITESERLRTDASEYSQRMRTEASDALASAEQDASRARAEARQDANRIRSEAAAQADRLIGEATTESERVREEAAQSSEQLVVEATTEANRRRSESTEKADRMLAEATAESERLRTEAAERLGSAQEHAARTHEEAERLRDEAESAAEEVRASARQEADRVLDEAREAAAKRRADAAEQADQLINKAREEALRTATEAETQSDTMVGAARKEAQRITSEATVEGNTLVERARTDADELLVGARRDATQIRERAEELRARLESEIEELHERARRETSEQMKTAGERVDNLMKAATEQRDEAEAKAKELLAEANAEASKVRIAAVKRAESLLKEAETKKAGLIREAEKLRADAKAEAEATVDEGKRELDVLVRRREDINAEISRVQDVLEALESFETPGGGGKPAGGSAGGAKAPAGAGTRSGGKSSER; encoded by the coding sequence GTGCGGGGCTACGAACGCCAGGAGAGCCACCGAGCTGAAGACGACCATCTCTCGCGGTTCGAAGCCGAGATGGACCGGCTGAAGACCGACCGGGAGAAGGCCGTCCAGCACGCCGAGGACCTCGGCTACCAGGTCGAGGTCTTGCGTGCCAAGCTGCACGAGGCCCGGCGCAATCTCGCCACCCGTCCCGCCTACGACAGCGCGGACATCGGCTACCAGGCCGAGCAGATGCTGCGGAACGCCCAGGCCCAGGCCGAGCAGATGCGCGGCGACGCCGAGCGGGAGCTGCGCGAGGCCCGCGCCCAGACGCAGCGGATCCTGCAGGAGCACGCCGAGCACCAGGCGCGTCTCCAGGCCGAGTTGCACACCGAGGCCGTCCAGCGCAGGCAGCGGCTCGACCAGGAGCTGGCGGAGCGCCGCCAGACCGTCGAGTCGCACGTCAACGAGAACGTCGCCTGGGCCGAACAGCTGCGGGCCCGCACCGAGTCGCAGGCCCGCCGGCTGCTGGAGGAGTCCCGCGCCGAGGCCGAGCAGGCACTGGCCGCCGCCCGTGACGAGGCCGCCCGGCTGGCGGAGGAGACCCGGCGGCGGACCGGCTCGGAGGCCGAGACCGCCCGCGCCGAAGCGGAAGCGATCCTGCTGCGCGCCCGCAAGGACGCCGAACGGATGCTCGGGGCCGCCTCCGCCCAGGCGCAGGAGGCGACCAGCCACGCGGAGCAACTGCGCTCCAGCACCACCGCCGAGACCGAACAGGCCCGTCAGCAGACCGCCGAGCTGAACCGCACCGCCGAGCAGCGTCTCGCGGAGGCGGAGACCCGGCTGCGCGAGTCCCGCCTGGAGGCGGAGAAGGTCCTCGCCGAGGCGAAGGAGGCCGCCGCCAAGCAGCTGGCGGCCGCCGAGTCACAGAACGAACAGCGCACCCGTACGGCCAAGTCGGAGATCGCGCGGCTCGTGGGTGAGGCGACCAAGAGCGCCGACACCCTCAAGGAGGAGGCCGAGCAGGCTCTCACCGATGCCCGCGCCGAGGCGGAGCGGCTGGTCGCCGAAGCGGCGGAGAAGGCCAGTACGGCAGCCGCCGAGGATGCCGCCGCCCAGCTGGCGAAGGCGGCCCGGAGCGCCGAGGAGGTGCTCACCAAGGCCTCCGAGGACGCGCAGTCGACGACGAAGGCGGCGCGCGAGGAGGCCGAGCGCATCCGCCGTGAGGCGGAGGCCGAGGCGGACCGGCTGCGCGGCGAGGCGGCCGAGCAGGCCGACGAGCTGAAGGGCGCGGCGAAGGACGACACCAAGGAGTACCGGGCCAGGACGGTCGAGCTCCAGGAGGAGGCCCGCCGGCTGCGCGGCGAGGCCGAGCAGCTGCGCTCCGAGGCCGTCGCCGAGGGCGAGCGCATCCGGGGCGAGGCCCGCCGCGAGGCGGTCCAGCAGCTGGAGGAGGGCGCCCGCACCGCGGAGGAGCTGCTGACCAAGGCGCGCTCCGACGCCGACGAGGTCCGCACCAAGGCGAACGGCGAGAGCGAACGCATCCGGGGCGAGGCCTCCGAGCGGGCCGCGGCCCTGCGCAAGCAGGCCGAGGAGACGCTGGAGCGCACCCGCACCGAGGCCGACGCGCTGCGGGCCGAGGCCGAGGAGCAGGCGGCGGCCGTCACGGCCGCGGCGGAGGCGGCCGCGGCCGAGCTGCGCGAGGAGACCGAGCGGGCCCTCGCCGCCCGGCAGACCGAGGCCGCCGACGAGCTGGCCCGGCTGCACGCGGAGGCCGAGTCCAAGCTCGCGGCCGCCGAGGAGGCGCTGGGCGAGGCCCGTGCCGAGGCCGAGCGGATCCGCCGCGAGACGAACGAGGAGTCGGAGCGGCTGCGCGCGGAAGCGGCGGAGCGGCTGCGGACGCTGACCGAGCAGGCCGAGACCGAGGCCGAGCGGCTTCGGGACGAGGCCGCGGCGGAGGCCGCCCAGTCCCGGGCCGAGGGCGAGAACGTCGCCGTGCGGATGCGGAGCGAGGCGGCGGCGGAGGCCGAGCGGCTCAGGTCCGAGGCGCAGGAGAGCGCCGACCGGGTGCGCGCGGAGGCCGCGTCCGCCGCCGAGCGGGTCGGGGCCGAGGCGGCCGAGGCGCTGGCCGCCGCGCAGGAGGAGGCGACGCGCCGCCGCCGGGAGGCCGAGGAGACCCTCGACGCCGCCCGGACCGAGGCGGAGCAGGAGCGGGAGCGGGCCCGCGAGCAGAGCGAGGAGCTGCTCGCCTCCGCCCGCAAGCGGGTCGAGGAGGCGGAGGCCGAGGCGCGCCGGCTGGTCGAGGAGGGGGACGCCCGGGCGACCGAGCTGGTCTCGGCGGCCGAGCAGACCGCCCAGCAGGTACGGGACTCCGTCTCGGGTCTCCACGAGCAGGCCGAGGAGGAGATCACCGGCCTGCGTCTCGCCGCGGAGCACGCCGCGGAGCGCACCCGCACCGAGGCGCAGGAGGAGGCGGACCGGGTCCGCTCCGACGCGCACGCGGAGCGGGACCGGGCCTCGGAGGACGCGGTCCGGCTGCGCCGGGAGGCGAAGGAGGAGTCGGACCGGCTCCGGCAGGAGGCGGACGAGGAGACCGAGGCGGCGAAGGCCCTCGCCGAGCGGACGGTCTCGGAGGCGATCACCGAGTCGGAGCGGCTGCGCACGGACGCCTCCGAGTACAGCCAGCGGATGCGCACCGAGGCGTCGGACGCCCTGGCGTCGGCGGAGCAGGACGCCTCACGCGCCCGCGCCGAGGCCCGGCAGGACGCCAACCGGATCCGTTCCGAGGCGGCGGCCCAGGCGGACCGGCTGATCGGCGAGGCGACCACCGAGAGCGAACGCGTCCGCGAGGAGGCCGCCCAGTCCTCCGAGCAGCTGGTCGTCGAGGCCACCACGGAGGCCAACCGGCGCCGCAGCGAGTCCACCGAGAAGGCGGACCGGATGCTGGCCGAGGCGACCGCCGAGTCCGAGCGGCTGCGCACGGAGGCGGCCGAGCGGCTCGGCTCCGCGCAGGAGCACGCGGCCCGCACCCACGAGGAGGCCGAACGGCTGCGCGACGAGGCGGAGTCGGCGGCGGAGGAGGTGCGCGCCTCGGCCCGCCAGGAGGCGGACCGGGTGCTGGACGAGGCGCGCGAGGCGGCGGCCAAGCGCCGGGCGGACGCGGCCGAGCAGGCGGACCAGCTCATCAACAAGGCGCGGGAAGAGGCGCTGCGTACGGCCACCGAGGCGGAGACGCAGTCCGACACGATGGTGGGCGCGGCCCGCAAGGAGGCCCAGCGGATCACCTCGGAGGCCACCGTCGAGGGCAACACCCTGGTGGAGCGCGCCCGGACCGACGCGGACGAACTGCTGGTCGGCGCCCGGCGGGACGCGACGCAGATCCGGGAGCGGGCCGAGGAGCTGCGGGCCCGGCTGGAGAGCGAGATCGAGGAGCTGCACGAGCGGGCCCGCCGGGAGACGTCCGAGCAGATGAAGACCGCGGGGGAGCGCGTCGACAACCTGATGAAGGCGGCGACCGAACAGCGCGACGAGGCCGAGGCGAAGGCCAAGGAACTGCTGGCGGAGGCCAATGCGGAGGCGAGCAAGGTCCGTATCGCCGCGGTGAAACGGGCCGAGTCGCTGCTGAAGGAGGCCGAGACCAAGAAGGCCGGGCTGATCCGCGAGGCGGAGAAGCTGCGGGCCGACGCCAAGGCCGAGGCCGAGGCGACGGTCGACGAGGGCAAGCGCGAGCTGGACGTCCTGGTGCGCAGGCGCGAGGACATCAATGCGGAGATCTCCCGTGTCCAGGACGTGCTGGAAGCGTTGGAGTCTTTCGAGACCCCGGGCGGAGGCGGGAAGCCGGCCGGCGGCTCCGCGGGAGGCGCCAAGGCTCCGGCAGGGGCCGGCACACGGTCGGGGGGCAAGTCGTCCGAACGGTGA
- a CDS encoding cellulose-binding protein produces MSDPSSPFGFEHVRRGYDRGQVDDRIAKLIADRDSALARITSLEKRIEELHLETQNAQAQVNDAEPSYAGLGARVEKILRLAEEEAKDLREEARRAAEQHRELAESAAQQVRNDAETFAAERKAKAEDEGVRIVEKAQGEANTLRADAQKDAQQKREEADALFEETRAKAAQAAADFETNLAKRREQSERDLASRQAKAEKRLAEIEHRAEQLRLEAEKLRTDAERRARQTVETAQRQAEDIVADANAKADRIRSESERELAALTNRRDSINAQLTNVREMLATLTGAAVAAAGAPVEDESATRGVPAQQSR; encoded by the coding sequence ATGAGTGACCCTTCCTCCCCCTTCGGCTTCGAGCACGTGCGCCGTGGCTACGACCGCGGTCAGGTGGACGACCGCATCGCCAAGCTCATCGCGGACCGTGACAGTGCCCTGGCCCGAATCACCTCTCTGGAAAAGCGCATCGAGGAGCTGCACCTCGAAACGCAGAATGCCCAGGCCCAGGTAAACGACGCCGAGCCGTCGTACGCCGGTCTCGGCGCCCGTGTCGAGAAGATTCTCCGCCTCGCCGAGGAGGAGGCCAAGGACCTGCGCGAGGAGGCCCGCCGGGCCGCCGAGCAGCACCGTGAGCTCGCCGAGTCGGCGGCCCAGCAGGTGCGCAACGACGCCGAGACGTTCGCCGCCGAGCGCAAGGCGAAGGCCGAGGACGAGGGCGTCCGCATCGTCGAGAAGGCCCAGGGCGAGGCGAACACGCTCCGCGCCGACGCGCAGAAGGACGCCCAGCAGAAGCGCGAGGAGGCCGACGCCCTCTTCGAGGAGACCCGCGCCAAGGCCGCCCAGGCCGCAGCCGACTTCGAGACCAACCTCGCCAAGCGCCGCGAGCAGTCGGAGCGCGACCTCGCCTCCCGCCAGGCCAAGGCCGAGAAGCGTCTCGCGGAGATCGAGCACCGCGCCGAGCAGCTCCGGCTGGAGGCCGAGAAGCTCCGCACGGACGCCGAACGCCGGGCCCGCCAGACGGTGGAGACCGCTCAGCGCCAGGCCGAGGACATCGTCGCCGACGCCAACGCCAAGGCCGACCGGATCCGCAGCGAATCGGAGCGCGAGCTGGCGGCGCTCACCAACCGCCGCGACTCCATCAACGCGCAGCTGACCAACGTCCGCGAGATGCTGGCGACGCTGACCGGCGCCGCCGTGGCCGCCGCCGGCGCCCCGGTGGAGGACGAGTCCGCCACCCGCGGCGTCCCGGCCCAGCAGAGCCGCTGA
- a CDS encoding ABC transporter ATP-binding protein → MIELEQLTKRFGSKVAVDHLSFQVRPGIVTGFLGPNGAGKSTTMRMMLDLDNPTSGSVRIDGKHYRDLQEPLKYIGALLDAKAMHGGRSAYNNLLCLAQSNRIPRSRVDEVLDTVGLSAVAKKKSKGFSLGMGQRLGIASALLGDPEILMFDEPVNGLDPEGIHWIRNLMKTLAAEGRTIFVSSHLMSEMALTADHLIVIGQGKLLADTSMSDFIQENSRSYTRLRSPQYERLRDVLHQEGFTAVETAGGVLEVDGATTEELGELAARHQVVLHELSSQRASLEEAFMQMTAGSVEYHAHADRDPVAEPPVVGAGWGEDWNKPGGTDGKGA, encoded by the coding sequence ATGATCGAGCTCGAGCAACTCACCAAACGTTTCGGCAGCAAGGTTGCCGTCGATCATCTGTCGTTCCAGGTCCGGCCGGGGATCGTCACGGGCTTTCTCGGCCCCAACGGCGCGGGCAAGTCGACGACCATGCGGATGATGCTCGATCTCGACAATCCCACCAGCGGTTCGGTGCGCATCGACGGCAAGCACTACCGCGACCTCCAGGAACCGCTGAAGTACATCGGGGCGCTCCTCGACGCCAAGGCGATGCACGGCGGCCGCAGCGCGTACAACAACCTGCTCTGCCTGGCGCAGAGCAACCGCATCCCGCGCAGCCGGGTCGACGAGGTGCTCGACACGGTCGGTCTGAGCGCGGTCGCGAAGAAGAAGTCCAAGGGGTTCTCCCTCGGCATGGGCCAGCGGCTCGGCATCGCTTCGGCCCTGCTGGGCGACCCCGAGATCCTGATGTTCGACGAGCCGGTCAACGGACTGGACCCGGAGGGCATCCACTGGATCCGCAATCTGATGAAGACGCTCGCGGCGGAAGGCCGGACGATCTTCGTCTCCTCGCACCTGATGAGTGAAATGGCGCTGACCGCTGACCACTTGATCGTGATCGGCCAGGGCAAGCTGCTCGCCGACACCTCGATGTCGGACTTCATCCAGGAGAACTCCCGCAGCTACACGCGGCTGCGCTCACCGCAGTACGAACGGCTGCGCGACGTGCTGCACCAGGAGGGCTTCACCGCCGTCGAGACGGCGGGCGGCGTCCTGGAGGTCGACGGCGCCACGACGGAGGAGCTGGGCGAGCTGGCGGCCCGGCACCAGGTGGTGCTGCACGAACTGAGTTCCCAGCGGGCCTCGCTGGAGGAGGCGTTCATGCAGATGACCGCCGGCTCGGTGGAATACCACGCCCACGCGGACCGGGATCCGGTGGCCGAACCCCCCGTGGTGGGGGCCGGCTGGGGCGAGGACTGGAACAAGCCCGGCGGCACCGACGGCAAGGGGGCGTGA
- a CDS encoding ABC transporter permease encodes MASVPAVLTSEWTKIRSVSSTTWTLIAAFAVTVVMGAALSALLNATFDDLSEAEQATFDPTFVSFSGTVLGQLAMVVFGVLVVGTEYSSGMIRTSLAAVPQRATFLFSKIAVAGVLALAVGLLTSFVSFFLSQAMLGDRGTGIGADNVLRAVVGGGLYMGLIAIFSMGVAAMLRSSMLSLGILMPFFFLVSQILAAVPGAKEVARYFPDQAGSKIMQVVPDAMNTDPAPYGPWGGLGIMVLWVLAAVLGGFLVLKKRDA; translated from the coding sequence ATGGCATCGGTACCCGCGGTTCTCACTTCGGAATGGACCAAGATCCGGTCGGTCTCCTCGACGACCTGGACCCTCATCGCCGCGTTCGCGGTCACGGTCGTGATGGGCGCGGCCCTGAGCGCGCTGCTGAACGCCACGTTCGACGACCTCTCCGAGGCCGAGCAGGCCACGTTCGACCCGACCTTCGTCAGCTTCTCCGGGACCGTACTCGGTCAGCTCGCGATGGTGGTGTTCGGAGTGCTCGTGGTCGGCACGGAGTACAGCTCCGGCATGATCCGCACCTCGCTGGCGGCGGTGCCGCAGCGTGCGACGTTCCTCTTCAGCAAGATCGCGGTGGCCGGAGTGCTGGCCCTCGCCGTGGGGCTGCTCACCAGCTTCGTCTCGTTCTTCCTGAGCCAGGCCATGCTCGGGGACCGGGGCACCGGCATCGGCGCGGACAACGTGCTGCGCGCGGTCGTCGGCGGCGGGCTCTACATGGGGCTGATCGCGATCTTCTCCATGGGCGTGGCGGCGATGCTGCGCAGTTCCATGCTGTCGCTCGGCATCCTGATGCCGTTCTTCTTCCTGGTCTCCCAGATCCTCGCGGCGGTGCCGGGGGCCAAGGAGGTCGCCCGGTACTTCCCCGACCAGGCCGGTTCGAAGATCATGCAGGTCGTCCCGGACGCGATGAACACCGATCCCGCCCCGTACGGCCCCTGGGGAGGGCTCGGGATCATGGTGCTCTGGGTGCTGGCGGCGGTGCTCGGCGGCTTCCTGGTCCTGAAGAAGCGGGACGCGTAG